Proteins encoded together in one Panthera uncia isolate 11264 chromosome A2, Puncia_PCG_1.0, whole genome shotgun sequence window:
- the LOC125929992 gene encoding dnaJ homolog subfamily A member 1-like — protein MVKETTYYDVLGVEPNATQEELKKAYRKLALKYHPDKNPNEGEKFKQISQAYEALSDAKKRELYDKGGEQAIKEGGAGGGFGSPMDIFDMFFGGGGRMQRERRGKNVVHQLSVTLEDLYNGATRKLALQKNVICDKCEGRGGKKGAVECCPNCRGTGMQIRIHQIGPGMVQQIQSVCMECQGHGERISPKDRCKSCNGRKIVREKKILEVHTDKGMKDGQKITFHGEGDQEPGLEPGDIIIVLDQKDHAVFTRRGEDLFMCMDIQLVEALCGFQKPISTLDNRTIVITSHPGQIVKHGDIKCVLNEGMPIYRRPYEKGRLIIEFKVNFPENGFLSPDKLSLLEKLLPERKEVEETDEMDQVELVDFDPNQERRHHYNGEAYEDDEHHPRGGVQCQTS, from the coding sequence ATGGTGAAAGAAACTACTTACTATGATGTTTTGGGGGTCGAACCCAATGCCACCCAGGAAGAATTGAAAAAGGCTTACAGGAAATTGGCTTTGAAGTACCACCCTGACAAGAATCCAAATGAAGGAGAGAAGTTTAAACAGATTTCTCAAGCTTATGAAGCGCTCTCTGATGCGAAGAAAAGGGAATTATATGACAAAGGAGGAGAACAGGCAATTAAAGAAGGTGGAGCAGGTGGTGGTTTTGGCTCCCCCATGGACATCTTTGATATGTtctttggaggaggaggaaggatgcagagagagaggagaggtaaAAATGTTGTGCATCAGCTCTCTGTAACCTTAGAGGATTTATATAATGGTGCAACAAGAAAACTAGCTCTGCAAAAGAATGTGATTTGCGACAAATGTGAAGGCCGAGGTGGTAAGAAAGGAGCGGTAGAATGTTGTCCCAATTGCCGAGGTACTGGAATGCAAATAAGAATTCATCAGATAGGACCTGGAATGGTTCAGCAAATTCAATCTGTGTGCATGGAGTGCCAGGGCCATGGGGAACGGATCAGTCCTAAAGATAGATGTAAAAGCTGCAATGGAAGGAAGATAGTTCGAGAAAAGAAGATTCTAGAAGTTCATACTGACAAAGGCATGAAAGATGGCCAGAAGATAACATTCCATGGTGAAGGAGACCAAGAACCTGGACTGGAACCAGGAGATATTATCATTGTTTTAGATCAGAAGGACCATGCTGTTTTTACTAGGCGAGgagaggatcttttcatgtgtatggaCATACAGCTGGTTGAAGCACTGTGCGGCTTTCAAAAGCCAATATCTACTCTAGACAACAGAACCATTGTCATTACCTCTCATCCAGGTCAGATTGTCAAGCATGGAGATATCAAGTGTGTGCTGAATGAAGGCATGCCAATTTATCGTAGACCATACGAAAAGGGTCGCCTAATCATCGAATTTAAGGTAAACTTCCCTGAGAATGGCTTTCTCTCTCCTGATAAACTGTCTTTGCTGGAAAAACTCCTACCTGAGAGGAAGGAAGTAGAAGAGACTGATGAAATGGACCAGGTAGAACTGGTGGACTTTGATCCAAATCAGGAAAGAAGGCACCATTACAATGGAGAAGCGTATGAGGATGATGAACATCACCCTAGGGGAGGTGTTCAGTGTCAGACCTCTTAA